A window from Podospora bellae-mahoneyi strain CBS 112042 chromosome 1 map unlocalized CBS112042p_1, whole genome shotgun sequence encodes these proteins:
- a CDS encoding uncharacterized protein (EggNog:ENOG503P3MZ): MPSIFGRSGSGTPAGARAKTGKSIRGAIISAPIPIPSTVDDDEFPMRKPGSAKASTVTDEEFPIRRPGTGIATPLPLADEHSPSLDGKHERDHEKGSGDERDLPDEVVPVSSMLGGAVDKETGEIIPEAPSDPPPGPPSRLSTPAGAPPAPRTASTTPPNRTSPRGLSPQGISPSRVSPPRASPPARRATQPAISTQLRYSTISDAPSKNTTQSTVPQRKKSTLRSALGKLFGRGKKKQNVQDTSPTPIPEVEPVSSIQHRSDPTALGRPNHPPAKRSASLPISEFDRPLRSHSIGPDDIMAIESARNSMQLAGEGGSSVANTNNRRRAATTTSRMMFQQRLRNPEWGAGLSPRPASAQGRGGSSKEENHAVTHDPDEIGRAITSDSGHGLRRRSRSLSGLQDFANARPVTARRRSDEMRFWRQSYDPTGLMSPLSSNAPDIDDTGVVDVSAPDSPAVEVPPKTPPQPFNFGLLSKDMLGMKITHAANLDTRVGNLESRTRKLERVVTQLCHAVPGFRGPLGDTTPTPSTSQNEPFPVQKKVSVQQPQFGFSTSTPPPTIPAIYNPTPPTPVQPSSSSRKSLETEDRDTHSLLSFGEAPTFIGSLHPPSSSATQAAQSLTVAAPPPPPPPPPLPPTPIPSRPTEETVTQLKAELASERAARRDLEAQVRKLSERLNTLSSTVFAMVRSPSESRSQERLIAPAASSSSLSTGSPLLLPNSLKGTTTTRAKSHVPAVTQQGQEQLSVFDDDDDEEEEEGEEEEKDFQTPMEVVKYGAFGEELKDHGVVGEEGGDGEGEWGGNLDGDGGGGGEENKRRKAARTLSLSQLTLGRGGGRGQV; encoded by the exons ATGCCGAGCATATTCGGAAGGTCTGGCTCCGGCACTCCGGCCGGGGCCCGTGCCAAGACCGGGAAGTCGATCCGGGGTGCCATCATCTCGGCCCCGATCCCGATACCCAGCACtgtcgatgatgacgagTTCCCCATGCGCAAACCCGGATCTGCAAAGGCATCGACAGTCACCGACGAAGAGTTTCCGATTAGGAGACCGGGAACAGGAATTGCCACGCCTTTACCCCTGGCTGATGAGCATTCGCCATCATTGGACGGGAAGCATGAGCGCGACCATGAAAAGGGAAGCGGAGACGAGAGGGATCTTCCAGACGAGGTGGTTCCCGTATCCTCCATGTTGGGCGGCGCTGTCGACAAAGAGACTGGCGAGATCATTCCCGAAGCGCCGTCAGATCCACCACCTGGGCCTCCGTCTCGCTTGAGTACTCCGGCCGGGGCGCCGCCGGCACCACGAACTGCGTCCACAACGCCACCAAATCGCACCTCACCGCGAGGACTTTCGCCGCAAGGGATTTCGCCATCTAGAGTGTCACCGCCGagggcatcaccaccggcaagaagagcaacaCAACCAGCAATCAGCACGCAGCTCAGGTACTCGACCATCAGTGATGCGCCTAGCAAAAACACCACTCAAAGCACTGTGCCGCAGCGGAAGAAATCCACACTGCGGTCGGCTTTGGGAAAGCTATTCGGCCgtggcaagaagaagcaaaatgTTCAGGACACCAGCCCTACGCCGATCCCGGAAGTTGAGCCTGTCAGCTCGATACAGCATAGAAGT GATCCAACTGCACTCGGCAGGCCAAATCACCCACCAGCAAAGCGCTCAGCTTCACTTCCCATCAGCGAGTTCGACCGGCCCCTGAGGTCACATTCTATCGGCCCTGACGACATCATGGCCATTGAGAGCGCACGAAACTCGATGCAGTTggcaggagagggtggttCATCTGTTGCAAACACGAATAATCGTCGCAGAGCTGCAACGACGACCAGCCGGATGATGTTCCAGCAGCGGTTGCGCAACCCAGAATGGGGAGCCGGTCTATCACCACGACCTGCGAGTGCTCAAGGACGGGGTGGAAGTAGCAAGGAGGAAAACCACGCCGTTACGCACGATCCGGATGAAATCGGGCGTGCCATCACCAGTGATAGCGGCCACGGTCTGCGGCGGCGGTCTAGGAGCTTGTCTGGTCTTCAGGACTTTGCCAATGCCCGACCTGTGACGGCCCGGAGACGAAGTGATGAGATGCGTTTCTGGCGGCAGTCATACGACCCAACCGGTCTCATGTCGCCATTATCATCCAATGCCCCAGACATTGACGACACAGGCGTGGTGGATGTCAGCGCCCCAGACAGCCCAGCAGTCGAAGTGCCACCAAAAACACCGCCGCAGCCCTTCAATTTTGGTCTGCTGTCCAAAGACATGCTCGGCATGAAAATAACCCATGCTGCCAACTTGGACACCCGAGTCGGAAACCTCGAGTCGCGAACTCGCAAGCTGGAGAGGGTAGTCACCCAGCTCTGTCACGCCGTCCCCGGATTCAGAGGTCCCCTAGGCGAtaccactcccactccctcaacGTCACAAAACGAACCCTTCCCAGTCCAAAAGAAGGTCTCGGTCCAGCAACCCCAATTCGGCTTTTCCACCTCGACGCCTCCACCAACGATACCAGCCATCTAcaatcccacccccccaacgcCCGTccaaccaagcagcagctccCGCAAGTCACTAGAAACCGAAGACAGGGACACTCACTCCCTTTTATCCTTTGGCGAAGCACCCACCTTTATCGGCTCCCTCCACCCGCCGTCCTCGTCGGCAACCCAAGCCGCCCAGTCTTTGACCGTCGccgccccaccaccaccaccaccaccaccaccactaccaccaacccccatcccttccCGACCAACGGAAGAAACCGTTACGCAACTCAAAGCCGAACTAGCATCTGAACGCGCCGCCCGTCGAGACCTCGAGGCTCAAGTGAGGAAACTTTCCGAGCGGCTGAATACCCTGTCTTCGACTGTCTTCGCCATGGTGCGCAGCCCGTCCGAGTCACGGTCTCAGGAGCGGCTGATTGCGCCGGCTGCGTCGAGTAGTAGTTTGAGTACTGGGTCtccgttgctgttgccgaATAGTCTGAaggggacgacgacgacaagggCAAAGTCGCACGTTCCTGCTGTTACGCAGCAGGGGCAGGAGCAGTTGAGtgtttttgatgatgatgatgatg aggaggaggaggagggggaggaggaggaaaaggactTTCAGACTCCgatggaggtggtcaagTACGGggcttttggggaggagttgaaggatcatggggttgttggggaagaagggggagatggggaaggggagtggggagggaatttggatggggatgggggcgggggaggggaggagaataagaggaggaaggcggcgaggacgtTGAGTTTGAGTCAGTTGactttggggaggggaggggggagggggcaggTTTGA